The Ahaetulla prasina isolate Xishuangbanna chromosome 11, ASM2864084v1, whole genome shotgun sequence genome contains a region encoding:
- the AGTR2 gene encoding type-2 angiotensin II receptor, translating into MHFRNFSITLTTEQSPPELVPTNVSTREACLLRFSSHQFVLIPVLYCVIFILGLVGNSMVLTALCRQRSPKTVANVYIFNLAVADLLALATLPFWAASYASGYNWVFGSLMCKLSGSILCLTMFASIFFITCLSVNRYQAIVHPFQCQQGTLEQAFIATFVVWGLATLTSLPTFCWREVNYISELGVNACIMAYPSENYATWSAATALMKNLLGFLLPMAIILGCYICIRVHLKKAQGFAKSMRVRDRVLKLVAAVVVAFLVCWLPFHILTFLDALSWMEVISRCHLTSVIDAVLPFGLSMGFANSCINPLLYYFVGRQFRDKLQHLFKLSLSQFNSGRETRFSSSKTSSLKTAGSLKEADPGGATERPLTHPLWVP; encoded by the coding sequence ATGCATTTCAGGAACTTTTCCATCACCCTCACCACTGAACAGTCTCCTCCAGAGCTGGTTCCCACCAACGTCTCCACCAGGGAGGCCTGCCTCCTCCGCTTCTCCAGCCACCAGTTTGTGCTCATCCCCGTGCTCTACTGCGTCATCTTCATTCTTGGACTTGTGGGCAACAGCATGGTCCTCACGGCACTGTGTCGTCAGAGGAGCCCAAAGACGGTGGCCAACGTCTACATCTTCAACCTAGCAGTGGCTGACCTACTGGCCCTCGCCACCCTTCCCTTCTGGGCCGCCAGCTACGCCAGCGGGTACAACTGGGTCTTTGGCTCCCTGATGTGCAAGCTTTCTGGCTCCATCCTCTGCCTGACCATGTTTGCAAGCATCTTCTTCATAACGTGCCTGAGTGTGAACCGTTACCAGGccattgtgcaccctttccagtGCCAGCAAGGAACTTTGGAACAGGCCTTCATTGCCACCTTCGTTGTTTGGGGACTGGCGACCTTGACTTCTCTGCCCACCTTCTGCTGGCGTGAAGTCAACTACATCAGCGAGCTGGGCGTGAACGCTTGCATCATGGCCTATCCCTCAGAGAATTACGCCACCTGGTCAGCTGCAACAGCCTTAATGAAAAACCTCCTTGGCTTCCTGCTCCCCATGGCCATCATCCTTGGGTGTTACATCTGCATCAGGGTCCACCTGAAGAAGGCCCAAGGGTTCGCCAAAAGCATGAGGGTCAGGGACCGAGTGCTGAAGCTGGTGGCCGCCGTGGTGGTGGCCTTCTTGGTTTGCTGGCTCCCATTCCACATCTTGACCTTCCTGGATGCCCTCTCCTGGATGGAGGTGATCAGCAGGTGCCACCTCACCTCCGTGATCGATGCGGTGCTGCCCTTTGGGCTCTCCATGGGCTTTGCAAACAGTTGCATCAACCCCTTATTGTACTATTTTGTGGGCAGGCAGTTCCGGGATAAACTCCAGCATTTATTCAAGCTGAGCCTCTCCCAGTTCAACAGTGGCCGGGAAACCCGGTTTTCCTCCAGCAAAACCAGCTCCCTCAAGACTGCTGGCTCCCTGAAGGAGGCTGACCCAGGAGGAGCCACGGAGAGACCACTGACCCACCCACTGTGGGTTCCCTAA
- the PLS3 gene encoding plastin-3, which produces MANTTQISKDELEELREAFSKVDLNSNGFICDYELHELFKEANLPLPGYKVREIIQKLMIDGDKNKDGKISFEEFVYIFQEVKSSDVAKTFRKAINRKEGICAIGGTSELSSEGTQHSYSEEEKYAFVNWINKALENDQDCKHVIPMNPNTDDLFKAVGDGIVLCKMINLSVPDTIDERAINKKKLTPFIIQENLNLALNSASAIGCHVVNIGAEDLREGKPHLVLGLLWQIIKIGLFADIELSKNEALAALLCDGETLEDLMKLSPEELLLRWANYHLENAGWHKINNFSSEIKDSRAYFHLLNQISPKGQKEGEPQININMSGFNEKDDLKRAECMLQQADRLGCRQFVTPADVVSGNPKLNLAFVANLFNKYPALTKPENQDIDWTLLEGETREERTFRNWMNSLGVNPHVNHLYIDLQDALVILQLYEKIKVPVDWNKVNRPPYPKLGANMKKLENCNYAVDLGKHPAKFSLVGIGGQDLNDGNPTLTLALVWQLMRRYTLNVLENLGDGQKVNDDIIVNWVNTTLKEAGKSSSIQSFKDKSISNSLAVVDLIDAIQPGCINYDLVKTGDLSEEDKHSNATYAVSMARRIGARVYALPDDVVEVKPKMVMTVFACLMGRGLKRV; this is translated from the exons ATGGCCAACACCACACAGATATCCAAAGATGAGCTAGAAGAACTCAGAGAGGCCTTTTCCAAAGTTG ATCTCAACAGCAACGGTTTCATCTGTGATTATGAGCTGCATGAACTCTTCAAGGAAGCCAACCTTCCCCTCCCGGGATACAAAGTCCGAGAGATCATCCAGAAGCTCATGATCGATGGAGACAagaacaaagatggaaagatcagCTTTGAAGAGTTTGTTTAC ATCTTCCAAGAAGTGAAAAGCAGCGATGTGGCCAAGACCTTCCGCAAAGCCATCAACCGGAAGGAAGGCATCTGCGCCATCGGGGGCACTTCGGAGCTGTCTAGCGAAGGCACCCAACACTCGTACTCAG AGGAGGAGAAATACGCCTTTGTGAACTGGATCAACAAAGCTTTGGAAAATGACCAGGATTGCAAGCATGTCATTCCCATGAATCCAAACACCGATGACCTCTTCAAAGCCGTCGGGGACGGGATCGTCTTGTG TAAAATGATCAACCTCTCCGTCCCTGACACCATTGATGAACGAGCCATCAACAAGAAGAAACTTACCCCATTCATAATTCAG GAAAATCTGAATTTGGCTCTGAATTCTGCTTCCGCCATTGGGTGCCACGTGGTCAACATCGGAGCAGAGGATTTAAGGGAAGGGAAGCCCCATCTGGTCCTCGGCCTTCTCTGGCAGATAATCAAGATTGGCTTGTTTGCTGATATTGAGCTCAGCAAAAATGAAG CGTTGGCTGCCTTGCTGTGTGATGGGGAGACTCTAGAGGACCTGATGAAGCTGTCCCCAGAAGAGCTTCTCCTGCGATGGGCCAACTACCACCTGGAGAACGCCGGGTGGCACAAGATCAACAACTTCAGCTCTGAGATAAAG GACTCCAGAGCCTACTTCCATCTTCTCAACCAAATTTCCCccaaaggacagaaggaaggagaacCACAAATCAACATCAACATGTCAGGCTTCAAT GAGAAAGATGACCTCAAGAGGGCCGAGTGCATGCTCCAGCAAGCAGATAGACTGGGCTGTCGGCAGTTTGTTACCCCGGCGGATGTTGTGAGTGGCAACCCCAAGCTGAATTTGGCCTTCGTGGCCAACTTGTTCAACAAGTACCCAGCTCTCACCAAACCTGAAAATCAAGACATTGACTGGACATTGCTAGAAG GTGAAACCCGTGAAGAACGGACGTTTCGCAACTGGATGAATTCTCTTGGTGTAAACCCTCATGTCAATCATCTCTACAT tGACCTGCAAGACGCGCTGGTGATTTTACAGCTTTATGAGAAGATCAAAGTCCCCGTTGACTGGAACAAAGTCAACAGACCTCCATACCCGAAACTTGGGGCAAACATGAAGAAG CTGGAAAACTGCAACTATGCGGTCGATCTAGGAAAGCATCCAGCCAAGTTTTCGTTGGTCGGCATCGGCGGACAGGATCTCAACGACGGGAACCCGACCCTCACCCTGGCTCTAGTCTGGCAGCTGATGAGAAG ATACACTCTGAATGTTTTGGAGAACCTCGGAGATGGTCAGAAAGTCAACGATGACATCATTGTAAACTGGGTGAACACGACCTTAAAAGAAGCTGGGAAATCAAGTTCTATCCAGAGCTTTAAG GACAAAAGTATCAGCAACAGCCTGGCTGTGGTGGATTTAATCGACGCTATTCAACCCGGCTGCATCAATTACGACCTTGTGAAGACAGGCGATCTTTCCGAGGAAGACAAACACAGCAATGCCAC GTACGCCGTCTCCATGGCCAGGAGGATCGGTGCCCGCGTCTATGCCCTGCCGGATGACGTGGTCGAGGTGAAGCCCAAGATGGTGATGACCGTGTTTGCCTGCCTGATGGGCCGAGGGCTGAAGCGCGTCTAA